In Desulfosporosinus youngiae DSM 17734, the genomic stretch CAATATATTAGCTTTCCATAAAATATTCATTATACTCTTTTCGACTTCAGAGTAGGAAACTCCTTTGATTCTCACCCTAGCAATACAAATAATTTGTATATCTTTTCTTATTTCTGATAGATGAAGGCGGATGACTTCCCTCATCAATCTCTTTGCCCGATTACGTTGAACAGCATTTCCAACTTTTTTAGAGGCGATAAAAGCAAAGCGATTAGGTCCTTTAGAAAAAATA encodes the following:
- the rnpA gene encoding ribonuclease P protein component codes for the protein MLQKKYRLRQKSGFKTIFELGKNYSNKYVAIYIFSKGPNRFAFIASKKVGNAVQRNRAKRLMREVIRLHLSEIRKDIQIICIARVRIKGVSYSEVEKSIMNILWKANILKKVSK